The region TGTACTTAGCGATTTGATACCCATATGCCTTGCCGATGGTGTTGTTCTCATCAGTCCAATGATCCCAAATATGAATATTCCGCTCGTTCAGCCAAGTTACATCATTGCTCTGCTGCTGCCAGATCCAGAGCATTTCCTGCACTGCGTATTTAAAAGCAACAAATTTGGTAGTTAAGATCGGAAACTCCTTTTCCAAATCAAACTGCATCATCTGATGGGGCAGTTTGTACGCGGGAGTTCCGGTTCGGTTCTGATCGTAATATCCATGTTCAAGGATATTGCGTACAATAGTTAAATACTGCTGATCTGCTGTACCCACAAGCAGACACCTCTTTATAATAATTTTAGTAGAGATCTAAATGTCCGTTGGACAGCCAGCCCCCGTCTACAATCAAGGTATGGCCGGTAACGAAATCAGACATGGATGAGCATAAGAAGACAGCCGGACCTACCAGATCATCAACTTGACCCATTCTACCTGCCGGAGTCCGCTTAGCCATTAAGTCAGGATTGTGAACACCACGGTCAATCAGCTCCTGCACCATTTCCGTGATGATATAGCCGGGACTGATGTTGTTAACCTGGATATTGTAGCGGCCCCACTCGGCGGCTAAGGCTTGAGTCAACTGCATAACTCCACCTTTGCTGGAGGAATAGGCTGCCCGCTGCTGAATTCCGGTGTGAGCTACCAAAGATGTAATGTTCACGATCTTGCCGCCTTTACCCTGTTCAATCATGACTCTGCCAACTTCCCGGCACATTAAGAACGTTCCAGTTAGGTTTATATTGATGCATTTAAACCAGTTTTCCAATGACAGTTCTTCTGATTTAGAAACCATGGTAATGCCTGCGGCATTGACCAAAATATCTACTGAGCCAAAACGCTTTACAGCTTCATCAACTACTTTTTTAACATCAGCTTCTGATGCCACATCAGCAGGTACAATCAAGGTTTCTACGCCGTATCCTTCAATGATTTCAGCCTGCTCTTCCAGCTGCTCGCGAGTACGGCTGACTAAAACCACATTAGCGCCTTCCTGACCTAAACCTCGGGCAATAGCTCCACCGATACCCCGCCCTGCTCCGGTAACAACAGCTGTTTTGCCTTTTAATAAGCCCACTCAAATCGTCCTCCTCAGATTCTATTTGCTGACGGATTTGATCCGCTCAATCACATCTTCAATCACCCAGTCTGGAGTAGATGCTCCGGCAGTAATTCCGATTAGCTGGTTTTTTGCATCTTCAATTAACTCCAGCGGCAGCTCTGAACTATTTTCTACGTGAATAGTATTGGAACAGTGAGCTTTTGAGATTTCAACCAATTTTTTTGTATTTGAGCTGTTCCTGCCGCCGATAACAATCATCACATCCACCTTTTGAGCAACAGCCGCAGCGCTTTCCTGCCGCGTTTTTGTTGCCGAACAGATGGTGTTAAACGCTTCAACATCTTTACATTTGCTTTCTACCGCTGCCAACACCTTCTCAAAGTTTTCTAACCGCTCGGTAGTCTGGGCCACAACGCAAACTTTTTGATCCGGTGCAAATTCCGGCAGTTCGTTAGCATCGCGAGTTATTACAGCTGTGTTTTCGCAGCAGCCGTTGATTCCAATTACTTCCGGATGATTAGGATCTCCTACAATTACAATTTGGTATCCCATTTGATGGTGGCGAGTAACTTTTTTGTGGATTGTTGCAACGTAGGGGCAGGTAGCATCAACGATTTCCGCTTGAGTTCGAGCAATTTGTTCATATATCTGCGGGGCAATCCCATGGGAGCGGACCACCACAACATCATCTTTACCTAGGCTCTCAACCTGTTCTAAGCTGATAGCATCGATACCATGCTCTTCCAACCGCTTGATTACATCATTATTATGAATCAAAGGACCCAGCGTTTTTACATTGAGTCCTTCAATATCATAGAATTGCGTCGCCATGTCAACAGCGCGCTTGACGCCAAAACAGAAACCGGCATTTTCTGCCAAAATTATCTCTTTAGCCATTTTCTACCATCCCGATTTCACTAATTTGTGCCTTTTTGACCGCTTCCATCAGGGTTCTCCAAGCCAAAACCGCACATTTAACCCGCGCTGGCATATTAGCAATGTTCTTAAAGGCAACTGCATCCTCTAAAACTTCCAGTTTTTCCTCATCGTGGATCTCACTTTTTATCATTCCCAGAAACGTATCGGCCAATTTAACGGCCTCCTCCACCGACTTACCCTTGACTAAATCAATCATGATCGAAGTCGAGGCTTGAGAAATAGCACAGCCTGTACCGGTAAATGCTGCAGACTCTATTATACCATTACTAAGATAAAATTCCAATGTAATGTCATCACCACAGCTGGGGTTATAGCCCCGCTCGACGCAGTTTGCGCAGTCCAAATGGCCTTTGTTGCAGCTGTGCCGGCTGTGCTCGAGAATCAATTCTGTGTAGATTGCATTAAGATCCATGTCCTAACCACCTTCTTACCTGCTTAATCCCTTCAACCAAATTATCAATTTCTGCCTTAGTATTGTATAAATAAAAACTTGCTCGGCTGGTCGCCGGCACTTCTAAATAGTTCATCAGGGGCTGGGCGCAGTGGTGACCGGCGCGAACCGCCACCCCGTAATGATCAAGAATTGTGGCAGTATCATGGGGGTGACAGCCATCAACAGTGAAAGAAATTACCGGTCCTCTGATTGACAAATCCCTGGGGCCGTATACCTGCACGTACGGCAGCTGTGCCAGCCGCTCCAGAGCGTATTTTGTCAGCTCACGCTCATGGGCCTGAATTTTATCGAAACCAATCTGGCTTAGGTAATCGACTGCCGCAGCCAGGCCAACCGCTCCTTCCACGTTTTGAGTCCCCGCTTCAAATTTGTACGGAAGCTCTGCAAAAGATACCGACTGCTCCTCAACATACTCGATCATATCACCCCCGTAAAGAAACGGCGGCATCTTGCCCAGAAGCTCCTTTTTTCCATACAATACCCCGATCCCCATTGGACCGAGCATTTTGTGGCCGGAAAACACCAGGAAGTCTGCATCCAGCGCCTGCACATCCAAAGCCATATGGGCTGCGCTCTGCGCCGCATCAACAACTACAACTGCACCCATGCTGTGGGCGTATGCTGCGATTTCCTCCACTGGATAGATTGTTCCAAGAACATTTGACATCTGGGCAATGCTGACGAGCTTTGTTTTAGTGGTGATCTTGGTTTCTATTTCTTCAAAGTCTAAGGTATAATCATCATTGAGGTACAGATACTTGAGCACTGCGCCCTTAACTCCTGCCACCTGCTGCCAGCAGACCAAGTTGCTGTGATGCTCCGAAATGCAGATTACAATCTCATCGCCGGGCTCAAGAAATGTCATGCCGTATGCGTAGGCAATAAGATTCAAGGCTTCTGTCGCATTTTTGGTAAAAATAATCTCTTGAGTGGAACCGGCATTGATAAATTCTTTAATCTTGGTCCTGGCACCCTCGTAAAGCCGAGTCGCTTCAACACCGAGGTAATGAGCACCTCGATGGGGGTTGCCGTTAAAACGGTGGTTATATTCATTTACTGCCTCTAAAACGAGCTTAGGCTTTTGGGTTGTCGCGGCATTATCCAAATATGCCAGCGACCTGCCGTTAATTTCTTGATTTAAAATCGGAAAATCCCTGCGGATTTTTTCAATATCCAAATTAGTCACCTGCCAACCTCCGCTGGATCACTTCACTGACAGCAGCTTTAAGAGTCTGGATGGGTATTTCATCAATAACCGGGTTAAACACCGCTTCTACGATCAGCCGTGATGCTTCGGTTTTATCAAAACCCCGGCTCATTAGATAGAAAAGCTGATCCGGATCAAATTTTCCGCAGCTGGCCGCGTGTTCGCCTTTGACATCTTCTTCACCACAGAGCAAAAGCGGCACAGAATCCGATTTGACAGTCGGATCTAACAGTAGAACATACTCATCCTCACTGCCTTCAGCCCTGCTGGCACCTTTTTTAAAGTCGAGAGTTCCTTTAAACGCCTTGCGGGCGCAGTCTTTTAACACCCCACGGGCAGTCAGCCGGCTGGTAGAACGGCGACCGATATGGTTCATTTGAAAACTCACATCGATAACCCGCTCCTGATCACCAAAGTACAGGGATTTAATATTTACGTCTGCACCTTCCTGAAGATTTGCCGCGTAATTAGTTACCGCTAGTTGGCTGCCTAATTCTGCCTGAATTAAGTTTACCTGTGCGTGTGGATCGATATCTGCGGTAACCGCATCAAAATGAAGAGCCTGATCCTCCATTCTCTGGATTTTGACGATATTCACCACTGATCCCGACTTGGCTGTAATGTGGGTAAAGCCATTGTGGAATACAGCAGCGCCAGGCTCCGAAGTGTAGTCAAAAACTAAGGTAATCTGACTGTTTTCTTCAGCGGTGATCTGATTGGATTCGATTACGCTGCTGTTTTCATGATCCAAATGATATGCTATCTCCACCGGCGTTTCCACAGCTTGATTCATCGGCACCATAATCTGGATGCCGGTATTGGCGGTTGTTTGACTTAATTGGGTCAGCTGAGAGGAAACTCCGGCATCCAATCCTAGTTCCCGCACAGCAGGAGGTGCAGCGGTGATTTCAACATGCTTACCTGCAGCCTCCAAATTTACAAATGGTTTGGTGTAAGATTTAAGCGGAACAGCAATCGGTTCCTGCAGATTATACTGATTTAACTTTAACCAGCGGTATGTGAGTACCGGAAGTTTGTTGACCGGTTGATCAATAACAGTCTTCATAATCCCGCCGCCCCCTATCCTATCGTACCTTCCAGCTCGAGCTGGATAAGATT is a window of Bacillota bacterium DNA encoding:
- a CDS encoding cysteine desulfurase; this encodes MDIEKIRRDFPILNQEINGRSLAYLDNAATTQKPKLVLEAVNEYNHRFNGNPHRGAHYLGVEATRLYEGARTKIKEFINAGSTQEIIFTKNATEALNLIAYAYGMTFLEPGDEIVICISEHHSNLVCWQQVAGVKGAVLKYLYLNDDYTLDFEEIETKITTKTKLVSIAQMSNVLGTIYPVEEIAAYAHSMGAVVVVDAAQSAAHMALDVQALDADFLVFSGHKMLGPMGIGVLYGKKELLGKMPPFLYGGDMIEYVEEQSVSFAELPYKFEAGTQNVEGAVGLAAAVDYLSQIGFDKIQAHERELTKYALERLAQLPYVQVYGPRDLSIRGPVISFTVDGCHPHDTATILDHYGVAVRAGHHCAQPLMNYLEVPATSRASFYLYNTKAEIDNLVEGIKQVRRWLGHGS
- a CDS encoding SUF system NifU family Fe-S cluster assembly protein; the encoded protein is MDLNAIYTELILEHSRHSCNKGHLDCANCVERGYNPSCGDDITLEFYLSNGIIESAAFTGTGCAISQASTSIMIDLVKGKSVEEAVKLADTFLGMIKSEIHDEEKLEVLEDAVAFKNIANMPARVKCAVLAWRTLMEAVKKAQISEIGMVENG
- a CDS encoding glucose 1-dehydrogenase; its protein translation is MGLLKGKTAVVTGAGRGIGGAIARGLGQEGANVVLVSRTREQLEEQAEIIEGYGVETLIVPADVASEADVKKVVDEAVKRFGSVDILVNAAGITMVSKSEELSLENWFKCININLTGTFLMCREVGRVMIEQGKGGKIVNITSLVAHTGIQQRAAYSSSKGGVMQLTQALAAEWGRYNIQVNNISPGYIITEMVQELIDRGVHNPDLMAKRTPAGRMGQVDDLVGPAVFLCSSMSDFVTGHTLIVDGGWLSNGHLDLY
- the ispH gene encoding 4-hydroxy-3-methylbut-2-enyl diphosphate reductase, with protein sequence MAKEIILAENAGFCFGVKRAVDMATQFYDIEGLNVKTLGPLIHNNDVIKRLEEHGIDAISLEQVESLGKDDVVVVRSHGIAPQIYEQIARTQAEIVDATCPYVATIHKKVTRHHQMGYQIVIVGDPNHPEVIGINGCCENTAVITRDANELPEFAPDQKVCVVAQTTERLENFEKVLAAVESKCKDVEAFNTICSATKTRQESAAAVAQKVDVMIVIGGRNSSNTKKLVEISKAHCSNTIHVENSSELPLELIEDAKNQLIGITAGASTPDWVIEDVIERIKSVSK
- the sufD gene encoding Fe-S cluster assembly protein SufD; the encoded protein is MKTVIDQPVNKLPVLTYRWLKLNQYNLQEPIAVPLKSYTKPFVNLEAAGKHVEITAAPPAVRELGLDAGVSSQLTQLSQTTANTGIQIMVPMNQAVETPVEIAYHLDHENSSVIESNQITAEENSQITLVFDYTSEPGAAVFHNGFTHITAKSGSVVNIVKIQRMEDQALHFDAVTADIDPHAQVNLIQAELGSQLAVTNYAANLQEGADVNIKSLYFGDQERVIDVSFQMNHIGRRSTSRLTARGVLKDCARKAFKGTLDFKKGASRAEGSEDEYVLLLDPTVKSDSVPLLLCGEEDVKGEHAASCGKFDPDQLFYLMSRGFDKTEASRLIVEAVFNPVIDEIPIQTLKAAVSEVIQRRLAGD